The following coding sequences lie in one Halomonas sp. 'Soap Lake #6' genomic window:
- the cmoA gene encoding carboxy-S-adenosyl-L-methionine synthase CmoA: protein MSDASYRDAIFSTPLDKVARFSFDEQVVACFPDMIRRSVPGYGQILGMLSLIAQRHLRHGAHVYDLGCSLGASGLALAGALPSDAFRYTGVDLSPAMVARAKQTFQEECSNHAMQVEEADIRTLEYAPSGMIILNFTLQFLPPADRDALLKRLYDALEPGGVLILSEKTIDADERDNAWRVERYHDFKRANGYSDMEISQKRTALENVLIPDTLDALHSRLAQAGFPRSMTWFQYLNFTSLIAFKEG from the coding sequence ATGAGTGATGCATCTTACCGCGACGCTATCTTTTCAACACCCCTAGATAAGGTGGCAAGGTTCTCCTTCGACGAACAGGTAGTCGCGTGCTTCCCTGATATGATTCGTCGTTCGGTGCCCGGATACGGGCAAATTCTTGGCATGTTGAGCTTGATTGCCCAGCGTCACCTGCGCCATGGCGCCCATGTCTACGACCTGGGCTGTTCACTGGGGGCATCTGGTTTGGCGCTGGCGGGCGCGCTACCCTCTGATGCTTTTCGCTATACAGGGGTAGATCTTTCTCCTGCGATGGTGGCCAGGGCCAAACAAACCTTTCAGGAAGAGTGCTCTAACCACGCCATGCAGGTCGAAGAAGCTGACATACGTACACTTGAGTATGCGCCTTCCGGTATGATCATTCTCAACTTTACGCTGCAGTTTCTACCCCCTGCCGATCGTGATGCGCTATTGAAACGGCTGTACGATGCCCTTGAGCCTGGGGGCGTGCTGATTTTGTCGGAAAAAACCATTGATGCCGACGAGCGAGACAACGCCTGGCGAGTTGAGCGCTACCACGACTTCAAACGCGCCAATGGCTACAGTGATATGGAAATCAGCCAAAAGCGCACCGCCTTAGAAAACGTACTGATTCCCGACACCCTGGACGCCCTTCACAGCCGTTTAGCTCAAGCGGGCTTTCCCCGCTCGATGACCTGGTTCCAGTACCTTAACTTCACCTCACTGATCGCCTTTAAGGAGGGGTGA
- a CDS encoding ABC transporter substrate-binding protein, with the protein MKRLFAFTGLCAMLGLVSNSAFADATQYPLTLDNCGAEVTFDQAPERAVGLGQASAEIMLLLGLEDKMVGTAFWPNSVLPQLAEANAKVEVLTVEFPTFESILAKEPDLVTAALPSLIGPSSRVATREDFDNVGVATYLSPNTCVSEGMAKDKFGYGSRAQLWSMDALYQEIEELARIFDVNDRGQALIEDLEQREAALRAETPEGGEPLSFVFWFSSPSPSADAYLGGKNGASGFIADVLGGTNAIDSEAEWPALGWEGIIAADPDVIVVARVDRNRWELDKVEAKIEYLNSDSATREMRAVKNGAIVVMDGHAMDPTVRTIFGAEEVAEQLEALGLR; encoded by the coding sequence ATGAAACGTCTTTTTGCCTTCACGGGACTCTGCGCGATGCTTGGTCTGGTATCGAACTCTGCCTTTGCTGATGCCACCCAGTATCCGCTTACGCTGGATAACTGTGGTGCAGAGGTAACCTTCGACCAGGCCCCCGAACGGGCGGTCGGCCTTGGCCAGGCTAGTGCAGAGATCATGCTGCTGCTCGGCCTCGAGGACAAGATGGTCGGCACCGCTTTCTGGCCTAATAGCGTCTTGCCGCAGCTCGCTGAAGCCAATGCTAAGGTGGAAGTGTTGACGGTGGAATTCCCCACCTTCGAGTCCATTCTGGCAAAAGAACCGGATCTCGTGACAGCCGCTTTGCCTAGCTTGATAGGCCCATCCAGCCGAGTGGCGACGCGGGAGGACTTCGACAATGTGGGGGTGGCGACCTATCTGTCCCCCAACACTTGCGTCTCTGAAGGCATGGCCAAGGACAAATTCGGTTACGGCAGTCGCGCCCAGCTCTGGAGCATGGATGCTCTCTACCAGGAGATCGAAGAGCTGGCTCGGATCTTCGACGTGAATGATCGTGGCCAGGCACTGATCGAGGATCTTGAGCAGCGTGAAGCGGCTCTGCGGGCAGAGACTCCTGAAGGTGGCGAGCCGCTCTCCTTTGTCTTCTGGTTCTCCAGTCCGTCGCCCTCTGCGGACGCTTATCTTGGTGGTAAGAACGGCGCATCCGGCTTTATCGCCGACGTACTGGGCGGCACCAACGCTATCGACTCGGAGGCGGAATGGCCGGCGCTAGGCTGGGAAGGCATCATCGCGGCCGACCCGGACGTTATCGTGGTGGCCCGTGTCGACCGTAACCGCTGGGAGTTGGACAAGGTGGAAGCCAAGATCGAATACCTCAACTCGGATTCGGCCACCCGTGAAATGAGAGCGGTCAAGAATGGCGCCATCGTGGTCATGGATGGCCATGCCATGGATCCGACGGTGAGGACGATCTTCGGTGCCGAAGAGGTCGCCGAACAGCTTGAGGCGCTTGGTCTGCGATGA
- a CDS encoding FecCD family ABC transporter permease, with product MGLLVASLVAIVLVIGVSVGIGDMPIPLSTTYAVITNKLGWTSIELNRIHETIIWDYRLSRALVAVFCGAGLALAGAIMQSMLRNPLAEPYVLGISAGASTGAVLIVILGVGAGAVSLSAGAFAGAFAAFLFVALLSNGARGGADRTILAGVAASQLFNAATSYIVTTSGDAQQARDVMFWLLGSFGGVRWPEFMLVSIVVGLGLIACLFYARVLDAFAFGDEAAASLGVNVGRTRIILFALTAIITATIVSMVGTIGFVGLVVPHAARFVVGPRHARLLPACAIAGAIFMVLADIASRTLIPQQSLPIGVVTALVGVPFFSIILYRLQRAT from the coding sequence ATGGGGCTATTGGTGGCTTCACTGGTGGCCATCGTCCTGGTCATCGGGGTTAGCGTCGGGATCGGCGATATGCCGATCCCGCTCTCGACCACATACGCCGTGATAACCAACAAGCTGGGTTGGACGTCGATCGAACTCAATCGGATCCACGAAACCATCATCTGGGATTACCGGTTAAGTCGCGCGTTGGTGGCCGTGTTCTGCGGTGCAGGATTGGCGCTTGCAGGTGCCATCATGCAATCGATGCTGCGTAATCCGTTGGCAGAGCCTTATGTGTTGGGCATTTCCGCCGGTGCTTCAACGGGCGCGGTCTTGATCGTCATCCTGGGGGTGGGGGCCGGGGCGGTATCGCTGTCGGCGGGGGCCTTCGCCGGTGCTTTTGCCGCCTTTCTGTTCGTTGCGCTGCTCTCGAATGGGGCGCGAGGCGGTGCCGACCGCACCATCCTGGCTGGCGTTGCGGCATCGCAGCTGTTCAACGCCGCAACCTCCTATATCGTCACCACGTCCGGCGATGCCCAACAGGCTCGCGATGTGATGTTTTGGTTGCTTGGCAGTTTCGGTGGCGTGCGTTGGCCGGAATTCATGCTGGTGTCGATCGTCGTCGGGCTGGGGCTAATCGCCTGTCTTTTCTATGCACGTGTACTAGACGCCTTCGCCTTCGGAGACGAGGCTGCTGCGTCTCTGGGCGTTAATGTCGGTCGCACACGGATCATTCTGTTTGCGCTGACCGCGATCATCACGGCCACCATCGTCAGCATGGTGGGCACCATCGGCTTCGTTGGATTGGTTGTCCCGCATGCGGCGCGTTTTGTGGTCGGTCCGCGCCATGCCAGGCTGCTGCCCGCCTGCGCCATCGCGGGGGCGATTTTTATGGTGCTGGCCGACATCGCCTCACGTACCCTGATTCCCCAGCAGTCACTGCCAATTGGCGTGGTAACGGCACTGGTGGGCGTGCCGTTCTTCTCCATCATCCTCTACAGGCTGCAGCGCGCCACATGA
- the parE gene encoding DNA topoisomerase IV subunit B: MTQFDASQYGASSIEVLSGLEPVRKRPGMYTDTSRPNHLAQEVIDNSVDEALAGHASAISVVLHSDGAIEVQDNGRGMPIDLHPEYGVSGVELIFTKLHSGGKFSSSSYRFSGGLHGVGVSVVNALSRRLDVEVTRNGARHAMAFEFGEKVEELHEIGKAAKRATGTLVRFWPDESYFDSPKLALSKLKHLLRAKAVLCPGLSVTLVEPDGTKTEWAYADGLRDYLAEATDGYEVLPKEPFVGHFVDDEHGVDWAIQWLPEGGEALLESYVNLIPTPQGGTHVNGFRSGLLDALREFCEFRSLLPRGIKLTADDLWERASFVLSVKMLDPQFAGQTKERLSSRTIAGFVSGVLKDAFSLWLNHHVEQAEQLAEMVISAAQQRQKKSKKVARKKVTSGPALPGKLADCSGQDPAQSELFLVEGDSAGGSAKQARNRETQAILPLRGKILNTWEVDTHDIYGSQEVHDIAVAIGADPGSADLEKLRYHKVCILADADSDGLHIATLLCALFVRHFPSLVDAGHVYVAMPPLYRIDLGKEVHYALDESEKAAILKQLAKKRGTPNVQRFKGLGEMSPLQLRETTMAVETRRLVQLTLEEGDGTMEMMDMLLAKKRASDRKKWLEDYGNLADIEV, encoded by the coding sequence ATGACCCAGTTTGATGCCTCCCAGTACGGCGCGAGCTCTATTGAAGTCCTGTCCGGGCTCGAACCGGTACGTAAGCGTCCCGGTATGTATACCGATACCTCGCGGCCCAACCACCTCGCTCAAGAGGTGATCGACAACAGTGTCGATGAGGCGCTTGCCGGTCACGCATCAGCAATTAGTGTGGTGCTGCATAGTGATGGGGCTATTGAGGTTCAGGACAACGGTCGTGGCATGCCAATCGACCTGCACCCTGAGTACGGGGTATCGGGTGTTGAGTTAATATTTACCAAACTGCACTCGGGGGGGAAATTTTCCTCTTCCAGCTATCGCTTTTCAGGCGGCTTACACGGTGTAGGGGTTTCGGTGGTTAACGCCCTGTCGCGCCGGTTAGACGTCGAAGTCACCCGCAATGGTGCGCGCCACGCCATGGCGTTTGAGTTTGGTGAAAAAGTCGAAGAGCTGCACGAAATTGGTAAAGCCGCCAAGCGTGCGACTGGCACATTAGTGCGATTTTGGCCCGACGAAAGCTACTTCGACAGCCCTAAGCTTGCGCTTTCCAAGCTAAAACATCTGTTACGTGCCAAAGCCGTGCTGTGCCCTGGACTTTCTGTCACGCTGGTAGAGCCTGATGGCACCAAAACCGAGTGGGCCTATGCTGATGGCTTGCGCGACTACCTGGCTGAAGCTACCGATGGTTACGAGGTACTGCCTAAAGAGCCTTTTGTTGGTCACTTTGTGGATGATGAGCACGGCGTGGATTGGGCCATTCAGTGGTTGCCCGAAGGTGGCGAAGCGTTGTTGGAAAGCTACGTCAACCTGATTCCTACGCCTCAGGGTGGCACCCATGTGAACGGTTTTCGCTCAGGGCTGTTGGACGCGCTGAGGGAGTTTTGTGAATTCCGCAGTTTGCTGCCCCGGGGTATTAAGCTTACCGCCGACGATCTGTGGGAGCGGGCTTCCTTTGTGCTTTCGGTGAAGATGCTGGATCCCCAGTTTGCCGGGCAGACCAAAGAGCGCTTATCGTCGCGTACCATTGCTGGTTTTGTTTCCGGCGTGCTGAAAGATGCTTTCTCGCTGTGGTTGAACCATCACGTTGAGCAAGCTGAACAGCTGGCTGAAATGGTGATTAGCGCCGCCCAGCAACGCCAGAAAAAGTCCAAGAAAGTTGCCCGTAAAAAGGTCACTTCTGGCCCCGCACTGCCTGGCAAACTGGCTGACTGCTCTGGTCAAGACCCTGCCCAAAGCGAGCTGTTTTTAGTAGAGGGGGATTCAGCCGGGGGCAGTGCCAAGCAGGCACGCAACCGCGAAACCCAAGCGATTTTGCCGCTACGCGGAAAAATTCTGAACACTTGGGAAGTCGATACCCACGATATCTATGGCTCCCAGGAAGTTCATGATATCGCCGTGGCGATCGGTGCCGACCCAGGCAGTGCCGATTTGGAAAAGCTGCGCTACCACAAGGTGTGCATCCTCGCTGATGCTGACTCTGACGGCCTGCATATCGCTACGTTGTTGTGCGCGCTGTTTGTACGCCACTTCCCGAGTCTGGTAGACGCAGGCCATGTGTATGTGGCGATGCCGCCGCTTTACCGTATCGATTTAGGCAAAGAGGTGCACTACGCCCTGGATGAGAGCGAGAAAGCCGCCATTCTCAAACAACTGGCCAAGAAGCGTGGAACACCCAACGTCCAACGCTTTAAAGGCCTGGGTGAAATGAGCCCACTACAGCTGCGGGAAACCACCATGGCCGTGGAAACCCGCCGTTTAGTTCAGCTCACCCTGGAAGAGGGCGATGGCACCATGGAAATGATGGATATGCTGCTGGCCAAAAAGCGTGCCAGCGATCGCAAAAAGTGGCTAGAAGATTACGGCAACCTCGCAGACATTGAGGTATAA
- the cmoB gene encoding tRNA 5-methoxyuridine(34)/uridine 5-oxyacetic acid(34) synthase CmoB: protein MPLLPDDHRVLYQAFLDQATQDAALTPWLAKLPEQLARGLDRQRHGDLSAWEKAVAKLPALPDERHVDLTSDTLTVDVALSDSQQRQCFNLLRKLAPWRKGPFRLGGIDIDTEWRSDWKWQRVAPHLAPLKYRKVLDVGGGSGYHAWRIAGEGAAFVLVIDPSPRFYWQFQAVRHFVGDADGGRTQFLPVGIEDVPEKLGFFDTVFSMGVLYHRPSPLEHLQQLRDALAPGGELVLETLVVEGDEQTVFVPGERYAAMPNVYFLPSSKALCHWLERSGFTNVRVVDEAVTTLEEQRSTEWMTYQSLADFLDPDDRTRTIEGYPAPRRAVVIAERPC from the coding sequence GTGCCGCTACTTCCTGACGATCATCGCGTGCTGTACCAAGCATTTTTAGATCAAGCCACCCAGGATGCCGCCTTAACCCCGTGGCTTGCCAAACTGCCTGAACAGCTCGCCCGAGGGCTAGACCGCCAGCGCCATGGCGATCTTTCAGCCTGGGAGAAAGCCGTCGCCAAACTGCCGGCTCTGCCTGATGAGCGGCACGTTGACCTAACCAGCGACACACTGACAGTCGATGTTGCTTTAAGCGACAGCCAACAGCGCCAGTGCTTCAACCTGCTGCGTAAGCTAGCCCCCTGGCGCAAAGGCCCTTTTCGGCTGGGCGGTATTGATATTGACACAGAATGGCGTTCCGACTGGAAATGGCAGCGTGTTGCCCCGCACCTTGCTCCCCTTAAGTACCGTAAGGTACTGGATGTTGGCGGCGGTAGCGGCTATCACGCATGGCGCATAGCCGGAGAAGGAGCCGCGTTTGTATTGGTGATTGATCCTTCACCACGCTTTTATTGGCAGTTTCAGGCGGTGCGCCACTTTGTTGGCGATGCCGATGGCGGGCGCACTCAATTTCTGCCGGTAGGTATTGAAGACGTGCCGGAAAAGCTGGGCTTTTTCGATACCGTTTTTTCCATGGGAGTTCTCTATCACCGCCCTTCGCCCCTTGAGCACTTACAACAGTTGAGGGATGCACTAGCCCCCGGCGGTGAGCTGGTGCTAGAAACATTGGTCGTTGAAGGCGATGAACAAACGGTATTTGTGCCTGGCGAACGCTACGCTGCGATGCCAAATGTCTATTTCCTACCCTCTTCTAAGGCACTGTGCCACTGGCTGGAACGCAGTGGTTTCACCAATGTGCGGGTCGTTGATGAGGCGGTCACCACGTTAGAAGAGCAACGCTCAACCGAATGGATGACCTACCAGTCGCTGGCAGACTTTCTTGACCCCGATGACCGTACCCGCACCATTGAAGGCTACCCCGCCCCCCGTCGGGCGGTGGTGATAGCAGAGCGGCCGTGCTGA
- a CDS encoding ABC transporter ATP-binding protein: MSIKADNLVWKIGAKTVIDGISFEAEPGKVLGLLGPNGSGKTSLLRLLARLKRPHAGRIMLDGQDLSTVRRRAIAQRVAFIEQHATTNANLKVVDVVKLGRFPHRSMLSGWRREDDTAVNEALERTGMSAKRGDAWQSLSGGEKQRTHLARALAQSPQELILDEPTNHLDVHHQISLLRLVSSLPITSIIALHDLNHAAMFCDRLIVMQAGRIVASGLPEEVLTQELLHEVFSVQAHVETSPYHARPHIHFVR; the protein is encoded by the coding sequence ATGAGTATCAAAGCCGACAATCTCGTCTGGAAGATCGGTGCCAAAACTGTCATCGATGGTATCTCCTTTGAGGCTGAACCGGGCAAAGTGCTTGGGCTATTGGGCCCGAACGGCTCCGGTAAAACCTCCTTACTGCGGCTGCTGGCAAGGCTGAAACGCCCTCACGCCGGACGCATCATGCTCGATGGTCAGGACCTCTCGACGGTTCGCCGCCGGGCTATTGCGCAACGGGTTGCCTTCATCGAGCAGCATGCCACCACCAACGCCAATCTCAAGGTCGTGGACGTGGTCAAGCTTGGGCGCTTCCCGCACCGCTCGATGCTCTCGGGCTGGAGGCGTGAAGACGATACGGCGGTCAATGAGGCGCTGGAGCGTACAGGGATGAGCGCCAAGCGCGGCGATGCCTGGCAGAGCCTCTCGGGAGGTGAGAAGCAGCGCACCCACCTGGCGCGAGCGCTTGCCCAATCGCCCCAGGAGCTAATTCTCGATGAGCCGACCAACCATCTCGACGTTCATCACCAGATCAGCCTGCTGAGGCTCGTCTCCAGCCTGCCGATCACCAGCATCATCGCGCTCCACGATCTCAATCACGCCGCGATGTTCTGCGACCGGCTGATCGTGATGCAGGCAGGCAGGATCGTCGCCTCCGGTCTGCCCGAGGAGGTACTCACCCAAGAGCTGCTACACGAGGTCTTTTCGGTGCAAGCCCATGTGGAAACCTCCCCTTATCACGCACGGCCGCATATTCACTTTGTGCGGTAG
- the pgi gene encoding glucose-6-phosphate isomerase, whose translation MASATRTTPDTLPAWQTLQQHAQSLQRVHLKNLFGDDASRWTNFTRQVAGLTLDLSKQRWDDDTLEHLLALAHEAGVPAAIDALLSGKRVNVSENRPALHTALRLPADAVLNVEGNDVVGDVHESLAQMARLVQRLHAGQWRGATGKPIRHVVNLGVGGSDLGPLMVTHALADYRPKGIHPLEVHFASTMDGSQLADYLSRFNPETTIFVLSSKSFTTIDTLSNANTAKDWLLGRLSKHGDIPSATPLSAELIVRQHFIGVSACPEKMSEWGITEDHQLMFWEWVGGRYSLWGTIGLPIALVVGMDNFRELLVGAHAMDTHFRDAPMEDNLPILLGLAGIWNVNFLDIRAHSILPYDGRLEYFAAYLEQLEMESNGKSVTRQGHPVSYSTCPVLWGQLGPNAQHAFYQLLHQGTQPVVCDFIAPLKRYDDVEDPDTRRHLKAQHRLALANCFAQSRVLMLGDDALEDDGPRPEHKRYRGNQPSSTVLLDKLTPATLGALIALYEHKVFVQAVIWDINPFDQWGVELGKQIATDTQAIIDGEGDISRMDASSRGLIEAFWAAEQE comes from the coding sequence ATGGCTTCAGCAACACGTACCACCCCTGATACGCTACCCGCTTGGCAAACGCTGCAACAGCACGCTCAGTCGCTGCAACGCGTTCATTTGAAAAATTTGTTCGGTGACGATGCCAGCCGTTGGACCAACTTTACCCGCCAGGTAGCAGGGCTTACCCTGGACCTTTCCAAGCAGCGCTGGGATGACGACACGTTAGAGCACCTGTTAGCGCTTGCCCATGAAGCCGGTGTGCCAGCAGCAATTGATGCACTGCTGAGCGGTAAGCGGGTGAATGTGAGCGAGAATCGTCCTGCGTTACACACTGCTCTGCGGTTACCAGCCGATGCCGTTCTTAATGTGGAAGGCAATGACGTGGTCGGCGATGTGCACGAGAGCCTCGCCCAGATGGCGCGCTTAGTTCAGCGGCTGCATGCAGGGCAATGGCGGGGTGCCACTGGCAAGCCGATCCGCCATGTGGTGAACCTGGGGGTGGGTGGCTCAGACTTGGGCCCGCTAATGGTCACTCATGCGCTGGCAGATTATCGCCCGAAAGGTATTCACCCGCTAGAAGTGCACTTTGCGTCCACTATGGATGGCTCTCAGCTGGCGGATTACTTAAGCCGCTTTAACCCTGAAACGACGATTTTTGTGCTCTCGTCTAAGTCGTTTACTACTATCGATACACTTTCCAACGCCAACACGGCTAAGGACTGGTTGTTAGGCCGACTCTCAAAGCATGGCGATATACCGAGTGCTACGCCATTAAGCGCAGAATTAATTGTCCGCCAGCACTTTATTGGGGTTTCTGCTTGCCCTGAAAAAATGAGCGAGTGGGGAATTACGGAAGACCACCAACTTATGTTCTGGGAGTGGGTTGGCGGGCGTTATTCGTTATGGGGGACCATTGGCCTGCCCATTGCATTGGTAGTGGGCATGGATAATTTCCGTGAGCTGCTGGTGGGCGCCCATGCAATGGATACGCACTTTCGCGATGCACCTATGGAAGACAACCTACCTATATTGCTGGGCTTGGCGGGCATCTGGAATGTTAACTTTCTGGATATTCGCGCTCATTCTATTCTGCCTTACGATGGACGGTTAGAATACTTTGCCGCCTATCTTGAACAGCTGGAGATGGAGTCCAACGGCAAATCGGTTACCCGCCAAGGGCACCCCGTAAGTTACTCTACCTGCCCAGTGCTATGGGGGCAGCTTGGCCCCAATGCTCAGCACGCCTTTTATCAACTGCTCCACCAGGGTACCCAGCCGGTGGTATGCGATTTTATTGCCCCGCTGAAGCGCTACGATGATGTAGAAGATCCAGATACCCGTCGCCACTTAAAAGCTCAGCACCGCTTAGCATTGGCCAACTGCTTTGCTCAGTCGCGGGTACTCATGCTGGGGGATGATGCCTTGGAAGATGATGGGCCGCGCCCCGAGCATAAGCGCTATCGGGGGAATCAGCCGTCCTCCACGGTGCTACTGGATAAACTAACGCCCGCCACCTTGGGAGCGCTGATCGCCCTATACGAGCACAAGGTATTTGTGCAGGCGGTGATTTGGGATATCAATCCGTTTGATCAATGGGGTGTGGAGCTAGGCAAGCAAATTGCCACCGACACCCAGGCGATTATTGATGGCGAAGGTGATATTTCCCGTATGGATGCATCCAGTCGCGGTTTGATTGAGGCATTTTGGGCGGCAGAGCAGGAGTAG
- a CDS encoding zinc metallopeptidase, protein MVVLLVIFTLAVFVLPNMWAKWVLKRHTRGRDDYPGTGAELADHLLRRLGIEGASVERTEFGDHYDPETRCVRLSPDNYDGRSLTAVTVAAHEVGHAIQHHEGYAPLLARSRLVQVAQKAEKLGAILMMAAPFLFVLTRLPGGLAAIIAMAVISFGTAALVHLVTLPVEFDASFNRALPLLKEYVPPYDMPGARHVLTACAFTYVAASLASVLNLGRWLVILRR, encoded by the coding sequence ATGGTTGTTCTGTTGGTCATCTTCACGCTGGCCGTTTTTGTGCTTCCCAATATGTGGGCAAAGTGGGTACTCAAGCGCCACACACGTGGTCGTGATGATTATCCCGGCACGGGGGCGGAGCTTGCCGATCATCTGTTACGCCGCTTAGGCATCGAAGGTGCAAGCGTAGAGCGTACAGAGTTTGGTGATCATTACGACCCTGAAACCCGCTGTGTGCGCCTTTCTCCCGATAATTACGATGGCCGTTCGCTGACGGCAGTAACGGTGGCCGCTCACGAAGTGGGGCATGCCATTCAGCACCATGAAGGCTACGCGCCCCTGCTGGCCCGCAGCCGGTTGGTGCAAGTGGCGCAGAAAGCCGAAAAGCTGGGCGCTATTTTAATGATGGCTGCCCCTTTTCTATTTGTACTCACACGGTTGCCCGGTGGGCTGGCGGCCATCATTGCTATGGCAGTGATTAGCTTTGGCACTGCTGCGCTAGTGCATCTGGTGACACTACCTGTAGAGTTTGATGCCAGCTTTAACCGAGCACTACCACTGCTCAAAGAGTATGTGCCACCTTATGATATGCCCGGCGCCCGCCACGTTCTCACTGCTTGTGCCTTCACCTACGTAGCCGCATCGCTCGCCAGTGTCCTGAACCTGGGCCGCTGGCTGGTGATATTGAGGCGTTGA
- a CDS encoding App1 family protein, with the protein MSLLRQWASFVKRLVHVIAKPIKGDSGRGGMVVHPYRGYGSQREVFVMGRVFRQAALGRAIPRHGMLRDTADVARRIFRRGLGNAQVEIHIGENQLCVGTDRDGYFDVHLPISHALPIDVSWHRADILVHCPGQTSVRTHVEVYVPPPEADLLVISDIDDTVMFTGVAEKLKMLYRLFVKKPHRRTAFPGVAPLYQALHRGVSERAERPILYVSRGPWAIYEMLETFFQINRIPVGPIIFLREWGISWRKPWPRRAEEHKRDLIDRMLALYSDMPCILIGDSGQHDPEVYIEIVKAYPDRIKAIYIRRVDKDPQREKAIQRLRDELVGTQCDLVLAADSVLIAEHAYAQGDISVHGLHAVQRDVEEHLNNPV; encoded by the coding sequence ATGAGCTTACTGCGTCAGTGGGCAAGCTTTGTTAAAAGGCTTGTCCACGTTATCGCTAAACCCATCAAGGGGGATAGTGGGCGAGGGGGGATGGTGGTCCATCCTTACCGGGGTTATGGTTCCCAGCGAGAAGTATTTGTTATGGGGCGGGTATTTCGCCAAGCTGCTTTAGGCCGTGCCATTCCCCGGCACGGTATGCTGCGGGATACCGCCGACGTGGCGCGGCGCATATTCCGCCGTGGGCTAGGTAATGCTCAGGTAGAGATTCATATCGGTGAAAACCAGCTGTGCGTGGGCACAGACCGCGATGGCTATTTCGATGTCCACTTGCCGATCAGCCACGCCTTACCCATTGATGTTTCCTGGCACCGCGCAGACATTCTGGTCCACTGCCCTGGTCAAACGTCGGTACGCACTCACGTAGAAGTGTATGTGCCGCCACCGGAAGCTGATTTGCTGGTGATCAGTGATATTGATGACACCGTTATGTTCACCGGTGTGGCAGAAAAGCTCAAAATGCTTTATCGCCTGTTTGTCAAAAAGCCTCATCGTCGTACTGCGTTTCCTGGCGTTGCTCCGCTTTATCAAGCGCTTCATCGTGGTGTTAGTGAGCGCGCCGAACGGCCAATTTTGTATGTCTCCCGAGGGCCGTGGGCGATTTACGAAATGCTTGAAACTTTCTTCCAGATTAATCGGATTCCTGTCGGGCCGATTATTTTCTTACGCGAGTGGGGTATCTCTTGGCGCAAGCCTTGGCCGCGCCGGGCCGAAGAGCATAAACGCGATTTGATTGACCGAATGCTTGCCCTCTACAGCGATATGCCGTGTATCTTAATTGGCGACAGCGGGCAACATGACCCAGAAGTGTATATTGAGATTGTGAAAGCCTATCCAGACCGTATTAAAGCCATTTATATACGCCGGGTGGATAAAGACCCTCAGCGTGAAAAGGCGATCCAGCGTTTGCGCGATGAATTGGTGGGTACTCAGTGTGATTTAGTACTCGCCGCTGATAGCGTCTTAATTGCGGAGCATGCCTACGCCCAAGGCGATATTTCCGTACATGGTTTGCATGCGGTGCAGCGCGATGTTGAAGAGCACCTTAACAACCCTGTATAA